gtaatTTTAACAGTGcatttttcggtattttaGTATAAAGTTTAGTAGTAAATCAAttgcaattatttaattttttatcaggCCCACAAAAGTGTTGACATCTTAAAGTCAAAGATCGATctcgttattttataataaataaagcccGAAGAAAGACATTATTAGTTGTACAACTTCGTTTTTTCTTCCCAAGATTCCAACAAAAATCAACCcaaaattattaacattttttaaaaactctttcaAAATGAATGGTAGCCAGGACCTCAACCATTATGAACGGTATTAATAGGGGTACTATTGGTTCAAATGGTATATTTTGCAAACTGATGTTCGGTCACACTACATACTTCAATTTTTGACTCTTGGCGCATTacgttttgtatttttttattgcgtTTTAGAAAGTTTCAACGGCGTTAGCGTTAGCGTTTACCCATGAATATCAACGATGGCGACTTCAAGGACCTCCGCTGTAAACTGGACATCATGGGTTTCACCCAGACACTGCCCGTTCTGGCCATTCCACTGGTTCAAGTAACGCGCAAACCCTGCCTAATGTTAATTCTTGGCATAACATAGTGTTTATTGACATTGCAGGCCATTTTTGGGGACTTGATCAAGACCACAGAATGTCTGAGGGATACGAAAAAGAAGGTCGCCGAGTTGCTGGAGGTGGGTAAATCATAGGGAACCTCGCTCTAGTACACTTTGAATACTCTTTTCATACTCCTTCATGTCATATGAATTCGCTCCAAATCCTAAATGTATTCTCAAAGAAAGGCGTATGTATATACATCGATTTATTATCTtctaacctttttttttacgtatttttctaataaaatcTACATTTTGATACCATAATTTGTACTCTAAAAAGTGTAATCCTAGAATTTACTTCTTTGCCTTTTTGAGAATTTTATTAATAGGATATCTAATCTTCGGCTTGTTGAAGCTAACCTCCTTTCCCGTTCGTTGTGGTAAATTCGGTTGCTAAGCAATCTTTTTGATGTGCCTTTCGTTTTGGCAGGAAAAGACCTGTTGGGAACTGGGCGTCGAACCATACAAGTGCGATAACTCTCGCCTGCTGGCCGAGTGTAACGAACTCCATCTGCAGTTTTTGGGGGACCGGGAGGACTACGAGCTGCGCCTGTGCGGTAAGTGGTTATCGATTCCAGTCCTATTTTCCTCTAAGTTCCTTTATCTGCTTCGTAGAATCCGAGCGCAAGATCCGAAATCTGGAGACGGACAAACAGCACTTGCAGAGCCACAATGATGGTCTACAAAACCAACTGGACGCTTTGCTCACGAAGCAATTGGTTTCTTCTACCACGGCCAAAAAGGCTCAAACCGGAATTAGTCGTCAAAGTGGGTCAAAAGAGCAAAACCATCAATGGACTTTGTTTAAATGCCTTTAATAAGCTATATTTTAAGTaattgaccttttttttagCCAAGAAACCCTTCATAAGTACAGTGCGTTCCGGCAATGTGCTGCCCACTGTACTGGGCACCGGCTTATCCGCCCTCAAGTGCACTAAATGCAATGCTGGGGTATTCCAAAAGACCACCACAACCACGAAGGATGGTGTGACAGTCACCCAAACCAGTGGCCAAGAAGAGCTGGACAAGTTGCAAAATGATCTTACGGCAGCAGGAGAACAGCTCGAGTTCTACAAACGAAAAGTGGAGGCCAGAAATCGGGAGATCCGCCGGTTAAACGACATGCTCGCAGGGGGAAGACCTCCCGCAGCTTTGGCAAAAGATTGCTGCTACAAGGAGGTGGGCGCCCTCTCTCAGGACATTGACCTGTTGCAGCGAGAGAAAAGCGATTTGATGTTGCAGGTGCGCGACTTTCAGGACAAGATGCACGATGCCATGCAGCGAGCTCTGGGCTCTGAGGAGGAGAAGAGGAAGCTTCAAACGCAGCTGGAGGAACTCAAGACGGCTGCTCTCCAGGTGGAACAGCAGGCCAATGCTGAGATTGATGCCAAGGAGCTGGAGCTTCGGCAACTGCACTTGGAGCTTAAGAAGAAGGGCAAGGATCACCGAATGCCTGGTGGCCTTGCATCCAACCAAAGTGACAAACGCAACCTTAACGAGCGTTTGAATCTGCTAACTCGCCGCGAAGAGGAACTGGAGGCCACCAATGAAAAGCATAAGAGAAAACTGCAGAAAATGCAGGCCAAGATCTTGGAGCTGCAGAAGGAGCTCAAAGATCAGAACCAACATTCCACTGTCACCTTGGACGAAGAGAAGATACGCCTGGCATCAGAGAGGGACTTCTTCCAGAAGGAGTATCTGCGGCTGATGAGCAAGTCCGGCTCTGAGTCGGAGATTGCCTTTCTACATGCCCAAATCAAGTCCAAGGATGAGGAGCTTAAGGCACTGCGAACTGAGTTGTTCCCAGGAGGAAAGCTGCAGTTCTCCCCGCAGAAAAGCGGACAGTACGAGACACTGCCGCCGGCCACCGCTTCTTCCTGTACCTCCACCGCCAATAGCAACCGAAGTGACTGTGTTCAGGCCGCCATTGCCCGAGTGGAGCGGGAACGGGATTGTGCTAGGTCCGAGCTAGAACGCATTCGCTGTGAGCGGGATACCCTGAGGGAGAAGCAGCTATGCACCGTTCAACTACATGCCGAGGAGCTCCAGGCGCTACGCGTGCGCAACGAAGATCTCAACGATCGACTGCGTCAAATGGAGCGTGATAACCGGGAGCTTAACTCAGCTCGCCTGCCAACTGAGACAAACCTTGTGCTGCTTAAGGAGGATTTGGTTCAGATGAGACAGCGCCTGGCCTCCATGCAAACGGAAATTGATCAGCTGAAAACGGAAAATGGTCAGATAACGTAAGTAAAGTAGGGATAAGTTTTTTTATCAGCTATTGATGATTGTATTTTATAACTAGAATGCTCAACGATCAAAATGAACGCATCATAGCGGATTACCAGAGTAAGCTTTTGTTGGCCGAGCGTCAACGACAGACGGCGGACGTTCGAGCAAGTACTTTGGACTCTAGCCGGGAATCCAATCGCAACGAGGTCACCCAGCTCCGCACGGACATAGGAGCTCTGCGGCAGACATACATTTCCCTTGAACACGAAAAGGACACATTGCTGGTAATTAGGCCCttactttcattttttgtagAGATTTTACtaataacttgtttcatcaGCATCAATTGGACAGCAAAACAGAGCGGGCTTATAAGCTCGAGTACGAGTTAAAGGATtgcaaagagaaaaaaaatgcCTTGGAGCAAAATGTGAAGGAGCTTGAGGAACAAGTTAGGTAAGTAAGGAACTTTTTCGGGAGTCTAATACTAATAGACATGGCCTGATTGTCTTAAATAGTTACCATAACTAACAAATATCACCATTATTGACTCCTAACCATAAAGTTTTTCACTCGTATTAAGTATTTTCTCATGGCCGATTCAGCAACGTCCTGCTAAAACGGTTGAAACCCCTTTATTACAAACATCTCTGAGTTCTAGTTTTTCaca
This window of the Drosophila biarmipes strain raj3 chromosome 3L, RU_DBia_V1.1, whole genome shotgun sequence genome carries:
- the LOC108030601 gene encoding centrosomal protein of 135 kDa isoform X2 — translated: MNINDGDFKDLRCKLDIMGFTQTLPVLAIPLVQAIFGDLIKTTECLRDTKKKVAELLEEKTCWELGVEPYKCDNSRLLAECNELHLQFLGDREDYELRLCESERKIRNLETDKQHLQSHNDGLQNQLDALLTKQLVSSTTAKKAQTGISRQTKKPFISTVRSGNVLPTVLGTGLSALKCTKCNAGVFQKTTTTTKDGVTVTQTSGQEELDKLQNDLTAAGEQLEFYKRKVEARNREIRRLNDMLAGGRPPAALAKDCCYKEVGALSQDIDLLQREKSDLMLQVRDFQDKMHDAMQRALGSEEEKRKLQTQLEELKTAALQVEQQANAEIDAKELELRQLHLELKKKGKDHRMPGGLASNQSDKRNLNERLNLLTRREEELEATNEKHKRKLQKMQAKILELQKELKDQNQHSTVTLDEEKIRLASERDFFQKEYLRLMSKSGSESEIAFLHAQIKSKDEELKALRTELFPGGKLQFSPQKSGQYETLPPATASSCTSTANSNRSDCVQAAIARVERERDCARSELERIRCERDTLREKQLCTVQLHAEELQALRVRNEDLNDRLRQMERDNRELNSARLPTETNLVLLKEDLVQMRQRLASMQTEIDQLKTENGQITMLNDQNERIIADYQSKLLLAERQRQTADVRASTLDSSRESNRNEVTQLRTDIGALRQTYISLEHEKDTLLHQLDSKTERAYKLEYELKDCKEKKNALEQNVKELEEQVRKLTNRNRQRDSELTETSTESKTLRQQIVALKASRDEAIAENRRLMDKLSDAQVEARTLQNKLTDSEKQVANMKQQLHKYVQEVKKAEDLLTQKEKERDEMLDQYHCLTQDQATLEGNNQSLECEVIEFRQKICELECEVRSLKDQLHCRQCALDEMEVQLTAARASVRCLDRELENARDDIRVQKVDLEARKELCDKLDVEKGKLNAELNEVNEIRKKLEKQCEKLRDELQQSSALNKITTETTDLMLGRLHNDQQRQDDDDIRAKNEMDRLQRQLQQTASQLQEERSRCRHQEELANQYEQQVRDLRRNLVEDRYNQARTREVSPRVPSKTL
- the LOC108030601 gene encoding centrosomal protein of 135 kDa isoform X1, with amino-acid sequence MNINDGDFKDLRCKLDIMGFTQTLPVLAIPLVQAIFGDLIKTTECLRDTKKKVAELLEEKTCWELGVEPYKCDNSRLLAECNELHLQFLGDREDYELRLCESERKIRNLETDKQHLQSHNDGLQNQLDALLTKQLVSSTTAKKAQTGISRQTKKPFISTVRSGNVLPTVLGTGLSALKCTKCNAGVFQKTTTTTKDGVTVTQTSGQEELDKLQNDLTAAGEQLEFYKRKVEARNREIRRLNDMLAGGRPPAALAKDCCYKEVGALSQDIDLLQREKSDLMLQVRDFQDKMHDAMQRALGSEEEKRKLQTQLEELKTAALQVEQQANAEIDAKELELRQLHLELKKKGKDHRMPGGLASNQSDKRNLNERLNLLTRREEELEATNEKHKRKLQKMQAKILELQKELKDQNQHSTVTLDEEKIRLASERDFFQKEYLRLMSKSGSESEIAFLHAQIKSKDEELKALRTELFPGGKLQFSPQKSGQYETLPPATASSCTSTANSNRSDCVQAAIARVERERDCARSELERIRCERDTLREKQLCTVQLHAEELQALRVRNEDLNDRLRQMERDNRELNSARLPTETNLVLLKEDLVQMRQRLASMQTEIDQLKTENGQITMLNDQNERIIADYQSKLLLAERQRQTADVRASTLDSSRESNRNEVTQLRTDIGALRQTYISLEHEKDTLLHQLDSKTERAYKLEYELKDCKEKKNALEQNVKELEEQVRKLTNRNRQRDSELTETSTESKTLRQQIVALKASRDEAIAENRRLMDKLSDAQVEARTLQNKLTDSEKQVANMKQQLHKYVQEVKKAEDLLTQKVSSKLKEKERDEMLDQYHCLTQDQATLEGNNQSLECEVIEFRQKICELECEVRSLKDQLHCRQCALDEMEVQLTAARASVRCLDRELENARDDIRVQKVDLEARKELCDKLDVEKGKLNAELNEVNEIRKKLEKQCEKLRDELQQSSALNKITTETTDLMLGRLHNDQQRQDDDDIRAKNEMDRLQRQLQQTASQLQEERSRCRHQEELANQYEQQVRDLRRNLVEDRYNQARTREVSPRVPSKTL